The genomic region GCTTGACGAGTATGATCTTTTTTGAAAAGTTCACACCCGCACATGGTTCTTCCATAAAAACAATTTCCCAAAGGAACGCAAATGTTTCAACCAAAGTTCGCAACCAGCATGGTGATTGCTGCCGCAACGCTCCTGATCGGTCTGTCGGCAAACGCCCATGAATTCATCGCAAGCCAATCGCCTGCAACGGCGAAGCCGGGCGAGAATGCGACACTTATCCTTGATTCGACCCATCAGTTTGGCCTTCCGGAAGAAGCAGAAGGCGTAAATGATGTGCGCGCCACGCTGATCACCGCCGATGGCACGAACGACATTGCGATTTCCCAAAATGACAACGCGCCCAATCTGATCGGTACGTTTGAAGTGCCCGATACCGCAGCCTGGATTTCCGGCCATCGTCTGGGTGTTGTCTGGTCGCAAACCCCCGATGGCTGGCAGGCTGGCGGTGCCGACGAGCATCCCGACGCCATCGCATCGACCCGCTACGAAAAGTTTGCCAAGCTTCTGGTGGGTACCGAAGGTGCTGCCGATTTTGTTACCAAACCACTTGGTAATGCGCTTGAAATCGTGCCGCTCAGCGATCCGCGTGACACCAAGGTCGGCGAGGATGCCGAATTCCAGATCCTTTTGAACGGCCACCCGTTGACGACCTCGGTTCTGGCAACCTATGCCGGATTTACCGAAACACCGTCCTCCTGGGCCTATGCGACCGAAACGCTGAGCACCGAGGCCGGCAGTGGCATTGCCAAGGTCCGGGTATCGGCCCCCGGTTTGTGGATTGTGCGTGTCGCAGCCGACATGCCCGATGCGGAGGAAGGTGTCGGCAACCACAACATCCGCGCGACCCTATCATTCGCCGTTGATGAATGATGATGGCACGGATCGGCTTTACATATTTATCGGTTCTGGTGGCCCTGCTGATTGCAGGGCCATTGGCCGTCCCTGTCCCCGCCCATGCCCATGGCGCTGGCTGGCAGGTCGAAGATAGTGCCAATACAAAGACCTATGGTTTTCGATATACCGACGGATCCCCGATGGCCTTTGCCGAGGTGGTTGTCACAACCAAGGACGGCAAGGTCTGGCAAAAGGCGCGCACGGACCGGATCGGTCAGTTTTCGCTTGGGCTTGGCAGCACATCGCCACAAGATGCGCCGCGTGAACTCCACATCAAGGTGGCCGATGGCATGGGGCATGTTGTGCAATTGACCTATCAGTTAACCAATACCACTGCCGTTCCGGCGGCCGCCCAGAAAGCTGCTGGCACGTCGGCAACGAGCGCAACGACCATCCAGGGCACGCCCGCACTGTTTGATTTGCCACTTTGGGCAAGCATCCTGTTTGGCTGCAGCATCCTCGCCAACCTGTTTGGCGGGCTTATGCTTTGGCAGCGTCGCCAGATGGCTCGGAAACAGTCGAACTGATCAGGGCATGAACAGCAAGGTCACCCCGCCAAAGGCAAGGAAGGTTCCGATTACCGCCTGAATGCCAACCGGCTTGCGCAAGATCAGCCCTTCATAAACGATCAGAATAACCGGCGGCAGCGCCATCAGGGTTGAGGCAATCCCGACATTGGCATTTTGAACCGCCAGCATTGAAAGCCACACACCGATTGCGGGCCCGACAAGCGCGCCTAGCAACAGCCATTTGCCAACATCCGGCGCGATACAGGCCGTAACAGTCCGACGCACCCGGCCAAGGATGACCGCCAGTCCCCACATGGCAATCACGGCGACCAGCGTTCTGATCCATGTGGCGGAAAGTGCTGAATAGCCATCAATCAGGGCATATTTCGCCGTGATCAGATTGGC from Thalassospira sp. ER-Se-21-Dark harbors:
- a CDS encoding DUF4198 domain-containing protein, encoding MFQPKFATSMVIAAATLLIGLSANAHEFIASQSPATAKPGENATLILDSTHQFGLPEEAEGVNDVRATLITADGTNDIAISQNDNAPNLIGTFEVPDTAAWISGHRLGVVWSQTPDGWQAGGADEHPDAIASTRYEKFAKLLVGTEGAADFVTKPLGNALEIVPLSDPRDTKVGEDAEFQILLNGHPLTTSVLATYAGFTETPSSWAYATETLSTEAGSGIAKVRVSAPGLWIVRVAADMPDAEEGVGNHNIRATLSFAVDE